A region of Bacillus cabrialesii DNA encodes the following proteins:
- the acoB gene encoding acetoin:2,6-dichlorophenolindophenol oxidoreductase subunit beta, which produces MARVISMSDAINEAMKLAMRRDENVLLIGEDVAGGAAVDHLQDDEAWGGVLGVTKGLVQEFGRSRVLDTPISEAGYMGAAMAAASTGLRPIAELMFNDFIGTCFDQVINQGAKFRYMFGGKAQVPITVRTTYGAGFRAAAQHSQTLYGLFTSIPGLKTVVPSNPYDAKGLLLAAIEDNDPVFFFEDKTSYNMKGEVPEDYYTIPLGKADIKRKGSDITLFAVGKQVNTALEAASKLSEKGIEAEVLDPRSLSPLDEEAIFTSVEKTNRLIIIDEANPRCSIATDIAAIVADKGFDLLDAPIKRITAPHTPVPFSPVLEDQYLPTPDQIVSVTLELLGEPAMN; this is translated from the coding sequence ATGGCGAGAGTCATAAGCATGTCAGACGCGATCAATGAAGCAATGAAGCTTGCGATGAGAAGAGACGAAAATGTGCTTTTAATCGGTGAGGATGTCGCCGGGGGAGCGGCGGTCGATCATTTACAGGATGATGAAGCATGGGGCGGTGTATTGGGGGTTACAAAGGGTCTCGTACAGGAATTCGGGCGCAGCCGAGTGCTGGATACACCGATTTCTGAAGCGGGCTACATGGGTGCGGCCATGGCTGCGGCATCTACCGGTCTGAGGCCGATTGCCGAGCTGATGTTTAATGATTTTATCGGCACATGCTTTGACCAGGTGATCAATCAAGGGGCAAAATTCCGCTATATGTTCGGCGGAAAAGCGCAAGTGCCGATTACCGTCCGCACCACATACGGAGCGGGATTCCGGGCTGCCGCTCAGCATTCGCAGACGCTGTATGGCCTGTTTACCAGCATCCCGGGCCTGAAGACGGTTGTTCCGTCCAATCCGTATGATGCCAAAGGACTGCTGCTAGCGGCAATCGAAGACAATGATCCGGTGTTCTTTTTTGAAGACAAAACGTCCTACAACATGAAGGGCGAGGTGCCGGAAGATTATTATACAATCCCGCTCGGAAAAGCGGACATCAAACGTAAAGGCAGCGACATCACGCTGTTTGCAGTCGGCAAGCAGGTTAATACCGCGCTTGAAGCGGCGTCAAAGCTTTCAGAAAAAGGCATCGAAGCCGAGGTGCTTGATCCCCGCAGTCTGTCTCCTTTGGATGAGGAAGCGATTTTCACATCGGTGGAAAAAACAAACCGGCTGATCATCATTGACGAAGCCAATCCGCGCTGCAGCATCGCCACGGATATTGCTGCGATTGTCGCCGACAAGGGCTTTGATTTGCTTGATGCGCCGATTAAACGGATTACAGCGCCGCATACACCGGTGCCGTTTTCGCCAGTGCTTGAAGATCAATATTTGCCGACACCAGATCAAATTGTCAGCGTCACGCTTGAATTGCTTGGCGAGCCGGCAATGAATTAA
- the acoL gene encoding acetoin dehydrogenase complex dihydrolipoyl dehydrogenase yields MTLAIIGGGPAGYAAAVSASQQGRSVLLIDKGPLGGTCLNEGCIPTKSLLESANVLDKIKHAGHFGIELPPGAISVDWSKMQNRKQQVVRQLVQGVQYLMKKNQIQVVKGTASFLSDRKLLIEGENGKEIREADQILIASGSEPIELPFAPFDGEWIIDSKDALSLSEIPSSLVIVGGGVIGCEYAGLFARLGSRVTIIETASQLIPAEDEDIARLFQEKLEEDGVEVHTSSRLERVDQTAKTAIWKSGQREFKTKADYVLVAIGRKPRLDGLQLEQAGVDFSPKGIPVNGQMQTNVPHIYAIGDAIGGIQLAHAAFHEGIIAASHASGRDVQMNEKHVPRCIYTSPEIACIGMTEQQARSVYGDVKIGEFPFSANGKALIKQQAEGKVKIVAEPEFGEIVGVSMIGPDVTELIGQAAAIMNGEMTADMAEHFIAAHPTLSETLNEALLSTIGLAVHA; encoded by the coding sequence ATGACACTAGCCATTATCGGCGGCGGACCTGCGGGCTATGCGGCTGCGGTCTCCGCGTCTCAGCAGGGCAGAAGCGTGCTGCTGATTGACAAAGGCCCGCTTGGGGGAACCTGCCTAAATGAAGGGTGCATCCCGACGAAGTCTTTGTTAGAAAGCGCAAACGTTCTTGATAAAATCAAGCATGCCGGCCACTTTGGAATCGAACTTCCGCCTGGTGCGATTTCGGTTGATTGGAGCAAAATGCAGAACCGAAAACAGCAGGTTGTCAGACAGCTTGTCCAAGGTGTTCAGTACTTAATGAAGAAAAATCAAATACAGGTTGTGAAGGGGACGGCCTCCTTTCTTTCTGACAGAAAGCTCTTAATCGAAGGAGAGAACGGAAAAGAAATCAGAGAAGCGGACCAAATATTGATAGCTTCCGGATCAGAGCCGATCGAGCTGCCATTCGCCCCGTTTGACGGCGAATGGATCATCGACAGCAAGGACGCGCTTTCTCTTTCTGAGATTCCGTCTTCACTTGTCATTGTTGGCGGCGGTGTCATCGGCTGTGAGTATGCCGGGCTGTTTGCCAGATTGGGATCGAGGGTGACCATCATTGAAACAGCCAGCCAGCTGATTCCGGCTGAAGATGAAGATATTGCCCGTCTCTTTCAGGAGAAACTCGAGGAAGACGGTGTTGAAGTGCACACCTCATCCCGATTAGAGCGGGTGGATCAAACGGCCAAAACGGCAATATGGAAAAGCGGGCAGCGGGAGTTTAAAACGAAGGCCGATTATGTATTGGTGGCGATCGGCAGAAAACCTCGTCTTGACGGCTTGCAGCTGGAGCAAGCCGGAGTTGATTTTTCTCCAAAAGGCATTCCGGTGAACGGGCAGATGCAGACCAACGTGCCTCATATTTATGCGATCGGAGATGCGATCGGAGGCATTCAGCTGGCGCATGCGGCTTTCCATGAAGGCATCATCGCTGCTTCTCATGCTTCCGGCAGAGATGTCCAAATGAATGAGAAACATGTGCCACGCTGCATTTATACATCACCGGAAATCGCGTGTATCGGAATGACGGAACAACAGGCAAGAAGCGTATACGGGGATGTAAAGATTGGAGAATTTCCTTTTTCCGCAAATGGCAAGGCGCTCATTAAACAGCAAGCGGAAGGGAAGGTCAAAATCGTGGCAGAACCGGAATTCGGCGAAATCGTCGGTGTCTCGATGATTGGTCCTGATGTGACCGAGCTCATCGGCCAGGCGGCTGCGATCATGAATGGTGAGATGACCGCTGATATGGCGGAGCATTTTATCGCCGCCCATCCGACACTGTCGGAAACATTGAACGAGGCGCTGTTAAGCACGATCGGGCTTGCGGTGCATGCATAA
- a CDS encoding tRNA dihydrouridine synthase, producing MTDNFWRELPRPFFVLAPMEDVTDVVFRHVVSEAGRPDVFFTEFTNSESYCHPDGKDSVRGRLTFTEDEQPMVAHIWGDKPENFRKMSIGMAELGFKGLDINMGCPVPNVAGNGKGSGLICRPEVAAELIEAAKAGGLPVSVKTRLGYTDVDEWRGWLSHILKQDIANLSIHLRTRAEMSKVDAHWELIPEIKKLRDEIAPDTLLTINGDIPDRETGLKLAEQYGVDGIMIGRGIFTNPFAFEKEPKEHTSKELLDLLRLHLDLHDQYSELEARPYKPLPRFFKIYLRGFRGASELRNQCMNTKSTDEVRALLDDFERKYLDGAE from the coding sequence ATGACAGATAATTTCTGGCGTGAATTACCACGGCCATTTTTTGTACTGGCACCAATGGAAGATGTGACGGATGTTGTTTTCCGGCATGTAGTAAGTGAAGCAGGCAGGCCCGATGTGTTTTTTACAGAGTTTACAAACTCAGAAAGCTATTGTCACCCAGATGGGAAGGATAGTGTGCGCGGCCGTCTGACTTTTACAGAGGATGAACAGCCAATGGTGGCCCATATATGGGGAGATAAGCCTGAAAACTTCCGTAAAATGAGTATTGGCATGGCGGAGTTAGGATTTAAAGGCCTAGATATCAATATGGGCTGCCCTGTACCTAATGTGGCGGGGAATGGAAAGGGAAGCGGCCTTATTTGCCGTCCTGAAGTTGCCGCCGAATTAATAGAAGCAGCGAAGGCGGGAGGACTGCCTGTAAGCGTGAAGACAAGGCTTGGCTACACAGATGTGGACGAATGGCGTGGCTGGCTGTCACACATCTTGAAGCAAGACATTGCGAATCTTTCCATTCATCTGCGTACTAGAGCGGAAATGAGTAAAGTAGATGCGCATTGGGAACTGATTCCGGAAATCAAGAAACTTCGTGACGAGATTGCGCCGGATACCCTTTTGACGATCAATGGGGATATCCCTGACCGGGAAACCGGCTTAAAACTTGCTGAACAATATGGTGTTGATGGAATTATGATTGGACGAGGTATTTTTACAAATCCATTCGCCTTTGAAAAGGAGCCGAAAGAGCATACCAGTAAGGAATTGCTTGATCTCTTAAGGCTGCATCTGGATCTTCATGATCAATATTCAGAATTAGAAGCCCGTCCATACAAGCCTCTTCCTCGCTTTTTCAAGATTTATCTCCGTGGATTCCGAGGGGCAAGTGAATTAAGAAATCAATGCATGAACACTAAATCAACAGATGAAGTGCGTGCCTTGCTCGACGACTTTGAGAGAAAGTATCTTGATGGGGCAGAGTGA
- a CDS encoding dihydrolipoamide acetyltransferase family protein: MAVKVVMPKLGMAMKQGEVSIWNKKVGDPVEKGESIASIQSEKIEMDIEAPENGTLIDIKVKEGEEVPPGTAICYIGNANESVQEEAKEPAAKDSEPPAVQPAKQESKPAAAKKERIKISPVARKIAEKAGLDVKQLKGTGPGGRIVKDDVTKALAEQKKEQTEPVSEQKSKETPVTGMRKVIAARMQESLANSAQLTITMKADITKLAAFQKQLSPTAEERYGTKLTMTHLVSRAAVLALQAHPALNSFYKNERIITHPHVHLGMAVALENGLVVPVIRHAEKKSLIELAQSISENAKKAREGRAGSEELQGSTFSITNLGAFGVEHFTPILNPPETGILGIGASYDTPMYQGEEIVRSTILPLSLTFDHRACDGAPAAAFLKTIKTFLEEPAALIL; encoded by the coding sequence ATGGCGGTAAAAGTAGTGATGCCAAAATTGGGAATGGCCATGAAACAAGGGGAAGTGTCGATATGGAATAAAAAAGTAGGCGACCCGGTTGAAAAGGGAGAAAGCATTGCCAGCATTCAATCGGAGAAAATTGAAATGGACATCGAGGCGCCTGAAAATGGAACGCTGATCGATATCAAGGTGAAAGAGGGAGAAGAGGTTCCGCCCGGCACAGCGATCTGCTATATCGGGAACGCCAATGAATCAGTGCAGGAAGAGGCGAAAGAGCCTGCTGCAAAAGACAGTGAGCCGCCAGCCGTCCAGCCCGCAAAACAAGAAAGCAAACCCGCAGCCGCTAAAAAAGAACGAATCAAAATATCTCCAGTCGCCAGGAAAATCGCGGAAAAAGCGGGATTAGACGTAAAACAGCTGAAAGGCACAGGACCAGGCGGGCGAATCGTGAAAGACGATGTAACAAAGGCGCTTGCTGAACAGAAAAAAGAGCAGACGGAGCCGGTTTCTGAGCAGAAATCGAAGGAAACGCCGGTGACAGGCATGAGAAAAGTCATTGCGGCCCGAATGCAGGAAAGCCTGGCAAACAGTGCGCAGCTGACGATTACGATGAAGGCTGATATCACCAAGCTGGCAGCCTTTCAAAAACAGCTGTCGCCAACTGCGGAAGAGCGGTACGGCACAAAGCTGACGATGACTCATTTGGTCTCAAGAGCCGCCGTTCTCGCCCTGCAAGCTCATCCGGCGCTGAACAGCTTTTATAAAAATGAACGCATCATCACACACCCTCATGTGCACCTCGGAATGGCCGTGGCCTTGGAAAACGGCTTGGTTGTGCCTGTGATCCGCCATGCTGAAAAGAAATCACTGATTGAACTGGCTCAATCCATCTCGGAAAATGCCAAAAAAGCACGCGAGGGACGGGCGGGAAGCGAAGAACTGCAAGGCTCCACCTTCTCCATTACAAACCTGGGCGCTTTTGGAGTGGAGCATTTTACACCGATATTAAATCCGCCGGAAACAGGCATTCTCGGCATCGGAGCAAGCTATGACACGCCGATGTATCAAGGGGAGGAAATCGTCAGAAGCACAATCCTGCCGCTCAGCCTGACATTTGATCACAGAGCCTGTGACGGCGCCCCTGCGGCTGCATTTCTGAAGACGATTAAAACATTTTTGGAAGAACCGGCAGCATTAATTTTATAG
- a CDS encoding DUF6884 domain-containing protein: MKRLCIIPCGKKKIWDIHPDKGPVRAEDAYLSPFHQACERYAKAFFDEWVILSAKHGFLRPDDIVPENYDVTFGTAHPEIMAADELRRQFHEKGFSDIEELVMLGGKKYRSVLNAVIGEHQHISWPLSSYQGIGYMLQALNRAVEEKHEL, translated from the coding sequence ATGAAACGACTATGCATCATCCCCTGCGGCAAGAAAAAAATCTGGGATATCCATCCGGATAAAGGGCCGGTAAGGGCGGAAGACGCTTATCTCAGCCCGTTTCATCAGGCGTGCGAGCGATATGCGAAAGCATTTTTCGATGAGTGGGTGATTTTGTCGGCGAAGCATGGATTCCTGCGTCCAGATGATATCGTTCCCGAAAATTACGATGTCACTTTTGGAACCGCTCATCCGGAGATCATGGCAGCGGACGAGCTGCGCCGCCAATTTCACGAAAAAGGCTTTTCCGACATCGAAGAGCTTGTCATGCTTGGCGGGAAAAAATACCGAAGCGTCCTAAACGCCGTCATTGGCGAACATCAGCATATCAGCTGGCCTCTGTCATCGTACCAAGGCATTGGCTACATGCTTCAAGCGCTGAATCGGGCTGTTGAAGAAAAGCATGAACTGTAG
- the rlmD gene encoding 23S rRNA (uracil(1939)-C(5))-methyltransferase RlmD — MNQQKKQAPVELKVGQTFPLTIKRLGINGEGVGYFKKKVVFVPGALPGEEVVVQATKVQPKFSEGRIKKIRKSSEHRVAPPCPVYEQCGGCQLQHLAYSQQLREKRDIVIQSLERHTKFKVENMDIKETIGMDNPWNYRNKSQFQIGRSQSGSIIAGLYGLESHDIVPIKDCVVQHPATNKTTGIVRRILEDFNVSVYNERKRKGDVRTIVTRVGFETGEVQVVLVTAKETLPHKEEIVKAIQKRLPEVKSIIQNVNGAKTSVIFGEKSKPLAGKTVIQEVLGDVSFELSARAFFQLNPEQTVKLYDEVKKAAQLTGKEKVVDAYCGVGTIGMWVADGAKEVRGMDVIKESIDDAKKNAKKHGMTNATYVTGTAEHWLPKWTKEGFRPDVVIVDPPRTGCDSTFLDTIQKVKPKRFVYVSCNPSTLAKDLQALSKDYRVEYIQPVDMFPQTAHVEAVAKLVLKSSNE, encoded by the coding sequence GTGAACCAACAAAAGAAACAGGCGCCCGTCGAACTGAAAGTCGGACAAACCTTTCCGCTGACGATTAAGCGTCTCGGCATTAACGGCGAAGGTGTCGGCTATTTTAAGAAAAAAGTCGTCTTTGTGCCCGGCGCGCTTCCTGGCGAAGAGGTTGTCGTCCAGGCCACAAAGGTTCAGCCGAAGTTTTCGGAGGGCCGCATTAAGAAGATCCGCAAGTCATCGGAGCACCGTGTTGCACCGCCTTGTCCTGTATACGAACAGTGCGGCGGCTGTCAGCTTCAGCATCTTGCATACAGCCAGCAGCTTCGGGAAAAACGCGACATCGTCATTCAGTCTCTTGAACGCCATACGAAGTTTAAAGTAGAAAACATGGACATCAAAGAAACGATCGGCATGGACAACCCGTGGAATTACCGCAACAAAAGCCAATTCCAAATCGGGCGCTCGCAAAGCGGCAGCATCATCGCCGGCTTATACGGCCTTGAATCTCACGACATCGTGCCGATTAAAGACTGCGTCGTCCAGCATCCGGCAACCAACAAAACAACAGGCATCGTCCGCCGCATTTTAGAGGATTTCAATGTGTCTGTTTATAATGAACGGAAACGAAAAGGCGACGTTCGCACCATTGTGACGAGAGTCGGCTTTGAAACAGGCGAAGTGCAGGTTGTGCTTGTTACGGCGAAAGAAACGCTTCCGCACAAGGAAGAAATCGTCAAAGCGATCCAAAAGCGCCTGCCAGAGGTCAAATCCATTATCCAAAATGTAAACGGAGCGAAAACCTCAGTCATTTTCGGTGAAAAATCAAAACCGCTCGCGGGAAAAACAGTGATTCAAGAGGTGCTAGGCGACGTATCCTTTGAACTGAGCGCCCGCGCCTTCTTCCAGCTCAATCCGGAGCAAACCGTCAAGCTGTATGATGAAGTGAAAAAAGCGGCCCAGCTGACCGGAAAAGAAAAAGTCGTTGACGCGTATTGCGGCGTCGGCACCATCGGTATGTGGGTAGCGGACGGAGCGAAAGAAGTCCGCGGTATGGACGTCATCAAGGAATCAATTGACGATGCCAAGAAAAACGCCAAAAAACACGGCATGACAAATGCCACATACGTAACAGGAACAGCCGAGCACTGGCTCCCGAAATGGACGAAAGAAGGCTTCCGACCGGACGTCGTCATCGTTGACCCGCCAAGAACCGGCTGTGACAGCACATTTTTGGACACGATCCAAAAAGTCAAACCGAAACGCTTTGTCTACGTTTCCTGCAATCCATCCACGCTTGCGAAAGACTTACAGGCGCTGTCGAAGGATTATCGTGTGGAATATATTCAGCCTGTCGATATGTTTCCGCAGACGGCTCATGTGGAAGCTGTGGCGAAGCTTGTCTTGAAATCGTCTAATGAATAG
- the corA gene encoding magnesium/cobalt transporter CorA, with protein MINITAMTTEHQLLKNIPIERVEQPDIAWYWVDFHGPEDTETALLRDFFHFHPLAIEDCFQHMQRPKLDHYDGYRFYVIHALNHETLETEEVDIFQGERFVVTFHLHETPGIAKVRERLHASPDILKKGPGHISYMIMDQLVDEYFPLVYKIEDRLNEIEESRPHKTYGTLMDEVFELRTDLLHLRRTIIPMRDLLYRILSLDHVKEQRETKAYFSDIYDHLLKLSEIVESNRDMTSDLRDSYVTLNSNRMNAIMMTLTIVSTIFIPLTFIAGVYGMNFDHMPELHWKYGYFAVLGLMAALVIGMLIWFVHKGWFNIFK; from the coding sequence ATGATCAACATTACCGCAATGACAACAGAGCATCAGCTGCTGAAAAATATACCGATCGAACGAGTCGAACAGCCTGATATCGCGTGGTACTGGGTTGATTTTCACGGCCCGGAGGATACGGAAACGGCGTTATTGAGAGATTTTTTTCATTTTCATCCGCTTGCCATTGAGGATTGCTTCCAGCATATGCAGCGGCCGAAGCTAGACCATTATGACGGCTATCGCTTTTACGTGATTCATGCGCTGAACCATGAAACGCTTGAGACGGAGGAAGTCGATATTTTTCAAGGCGAAAGATTTGTCGTCACCTTTCATTTACACGAAACGCCCGGTATTGCCAAAGTCCGTGAACGCCTGCATGCTTCACCGGACATATTGAAAAAAGGGCCTGGTCATATTTCTTATATGATCATGGACCAGCTTGTCGATGAATATTTTCCCCTCGTTTACAAAATCGAAGACCGGCTGAATGAAATTGAAGAAAGCCGTCCTCACAAAACGTATGGAACGCTGATGGATGAGGTGTTTGAACTCAGGACAGATCTTTTGCATCTGAGACGGACGATCATTCCGATGCGTGATTTGCTCTACCGGATTTTAAGCCTTGACCATGTGAAAGAGCAGCGGGAAACGAAAGCATACTTCAGCGACATATACGATCATTTGTTAAAATTGTCTGAGATTGTGGAATCCAACCGTGACATGACGTCCGACTTGCGCGACAGCTACGTGACACTGAATTCAAACCGGATGAACGCGATTATGATGACACTGACGATCGTCTCGACTATTTTTATCCCGCTCACCTTTATCGCCGGGGTATACGGAATGAACTTCGATCACATGCCAGAGCTGCACTGGAAATACGGATATTTTGCAGTGCTCGGCCTGATGGCGGCGCTTGTGATCGGGATGCTGATATGGTTTGTACATAAAGGATGGTTCAATATATTTAAATGA
- the acoA gene encoding acetoin:2,6-dichlorophenolindophenol oxidoreductase subunit alpha produces MELLKREGLSLTEEKALWMYQKMLEIRGFEDKVHELFAQGVLPGFVHLYAGEEAVAVGVCAHLHDGDSITSTHRGHGHCIAKGCDLDGMMAEIFGKATGLCKGKGGSMHIADLNKGMLGANGIVGGGFTLACGSALTAKYKQTKNVSVCFFGDGANNQGTFHEGLNLAAVWNLPVVFVAENNGYGEATPFEYASACDSIADRAAAYNMPGVTVDGKDILAVYQAAEEAIERARNGGGPSLIECMTYRNYGHFEGDAQTYKTKDEKTEHLEEKDAIQGFKNYLLKETDANKLSDIEQRVSESIEKAVSFSEESPYPKESELLTDVYVSYEKGGM; encoded by the coding sequence ATGGAATTGTTAAAACGAGAAGGCTTGTCATTAACTGAGGAGAAAGCGCTGTGGATGTACCAAAAGATGCTGGAAATCAGGGGCTTTGAAGACAAAGTGCATGAACTGTTCGCACAGGGAGTGCTTCCCGGATTCGTCCATTTGTATGCCGGTGAGGAAGCGGTAGCTGTAGGGGTGTGCGCTCATTTACATGATGGCGACAGCATTACAAGCACGCACAGGGGACATGGCCATTGTATCGCCAAAGGCTGTGATCTGGATGGCATGATGGCGGAAATATTCGGAAAAGCGACCGGACTGTGTAAAGGCAAGGGCGGTTCTATGCACATTGCCGATCTCAATAAAGGTATGTTAGGGGCAAATGGAATCGTGGGGGGCGGATTTACACTCGCATGCGGATCAGCGCTCACCGCTAAATATAAACAGACTAAAAATGTAAGCGTTTGCTTTTTTGGGGACGGAGCAAATAACCAAGGCACCTTCCATGAAGGGCTGAACTTAGCGGCAGTATGGAACCTTCCTGTCGTATTTGTCGCCGAAAACAATGGCTATGGCGAAGCCACGCCATTTGAGTACGCGTCAGCCTGTGATTCAATCGCTGATCGGGCAGCTGCCTATAATATGCCGGGGGTCACGGTGGACGGAAAAGATATTTTAGCAGTTTACCAGGCAGCAGAGGAAGCGATAGAAAGAGCAAGAAACGGCGGAGGCCCGTCTTTGATTGAATGTATGACCTACAGAAACTACGGCCATTTCGAAGGAGATGCCCAAACCTATAAAACAAAGGATGAAAAGACAGAGCATCTTGAAGAAAAGGATGCCATTCAAGGCTTTAAAAACTATCTTTTAAAAGAAACAGATGCAAATAAATTGTCAGACATCGAACAGCGTGTCAGCGAATCGATTGAAAAAGCCGTCTCGTTCAGCGAAGAGAGCCCATATCCGAAAGAGTCAGAGCTATTGACAGACGTCTACGTGTCATATGAAAAAGGGGGAATGTGA
- a CDS encoding DNA-3-methyladenine glycosylase family protein, with amino-acid sequence MWKEKVSVTPPYHFDRVLDRLSLDPLNAADREAREIRVPIRNRAGDVCIVKVQALGHADEPEFLVSGETDQEEMMMEIKRIFQWEHDLQHVLDHFSKTSLSAIFEEHAGTPLVLDYSVYNCIMKCIIHQQLNLSFAYTLTERFVHAFGEQKDGVWCYPKPETIAELDYQDLRDLQFSMRKAEYAIDTSRMIAEGTLDLSELPHMTDEDIMKKLIKIRGIGPWTVQNVLMFGLGRPNLFPLADIGLQNAIKRHFQLDDKPAKDVMLAMSKEWEPYLSYASLYLWRSIE; translated from the coding sequence ATGTGGAAGGAAAAAGTATCTGTCACGCCTCCGTACCATTTTGACCGCGTGCTGGACCGACTGTCTTTAGATCCTCTCAATGCGGCAGACAGAGAAGCGCGCGAAATTCGTGTGCCAATCAGAAACCGAGCGGGAGACGTATGTATTGTAAAGGTACAGGCGTTAGGACATGCGGATGAGCCTGAGTTTCTTGTCAGCGGGGAAACGGATCAGGAAGAGATGATGATGGAAATCAAACGGATTTTTCAATGGGAACATGATTTACAGCACGTTCTCGATCATTTTTCGAAAACGAGCCTGTCCGCCATTTTTGAAGAGCATGCCGGCACGCCGCTTGTATTAGACTACAGTGTGTACAACTGTATCATGAAATGCATCATCCACCAGCAGCTCAATCTTTCCTTCGCTTACACGCTGACAGAACGGTTTGTCCATGCGTTTGGCGAGCAGAAGGACGGCGTCTGGTGCTATCCGAAGCCGGAAACGATTGCGGAACTCGATTATCAGGATTTGCGCGATCTGCAATTCAGCATGCGAAAAGCGGAATACGCCATTGATACATCAAGGATGATCGCGGAAGGCACGCTCGACTTGTCAGAGCTGCCGCATATGACGGATGAAGACATCATGAAGAAACTGATCAAAATCAGAGGCATCGGTCCATGGACCGTACAAAACGTCCTCATGTTCGGCCTTGGCCGGCCTAATTTATTCCCGCTAGCCGATATCGGTCTCCAGAACGCAATCAAACGCCATTTTCAGCTGGACGACAAGCCTGCAAAGGATGTCATGCTGGCGATGAGCAAGGAGTGGGAGCCTTATTTAAGCTATGCGTCTTTGTATTTATGGAGGAGTATCGAATAG